The proteins below come from a single Candidatus Palauibacter soopunensis genomic window:
- the pheA gene encoding prephenate dehydratase has translation MRGGARKVAAEIWGTGSGRTRVGYLGPPGTFSEQAARRYDPMARHVPFGDIESVVRAAEEKEIDEALVPLENSTEGPVTSTTDLLVHRTDLRIRREVVLPIHLCLLTEGGVDFDEVRIVYSHPQAIAQCRDYLARKLPNAATMASLSTVRAVEDMQIEGPGAAAISSWRAAEVLHAFVREGHIEDVPGNRTRFVVLAPRDHEPTGKDKTSICFDFAADGPGTLYQALGELANRRINMLKIESRPEKSSLGRYIFLIDFEGHRMDPFVGEALDRIRERASSFKILGSYPRASDPAQ, from the coding sequence ATGCGTGGTGGTGCGCGGAAGGTTGCCGCGGAGATCTGGGGAACGGGGAGCGGACGGACCAGGGTCGGCTACCTCGGGCCTCCCGGAACGTTCAGCGAGCAGGCGGCGCGGCGTTACGATCCGATGGCGCGTCACGTGCCGTTCGGGGACATCGAGAGCGTCGTGCGTGCGGCGGAGGAAAAGGAGATCGACGAGGCGCTCGTCCCGCTGGAGAACAGCACGGAAGGCCCCGTCACCTCGACGACCGACCTCCTCGTCCACCGGACGGACCTTCGGATCCGGCGTGAAGTCGTCCTTCCGATCCACCTTTGTCTGCTGACGGAGGGCGGCGTCGACTTCGACGAAGTACGGATCGTCTATTCCCATCCGCAGGCGATCGCCCAGTGCCGGGACTACCTGGCGCGCAAACTTCCGAATGCGGCAACCATGGCCTCGCTGAGCACGGTGAGGGCCGTGGAGGACATGCAGATCGAAGGGCCGGGAGCGGCGGCCATATCGAGTTGGCGCGCGGCCGAGGTTCTCCACGCCTTCGTGCGGGAAGGCCACATCGAGGACGTCCCGGGGAACCGCACCCGGTTCGTCGTGCTGGCGCCCAGGGATCACGAGCCGACGGGGAAGGACAAGACCTCGATCTGCTTCGACTTCGCGGCGGACGGTCCGGGCACGCTCTACCAGGCGCTCGGCGAGCTGGCGAACCGGCGCATCAACATGCTGAAGATCGAATCGCGCCCCGAGAAGAGCAGCCTGGGACGGTACATCTTCCTCATCGATTTCGAGGGGCACCGTATGGACCCCTTCGTAGGGGAAGCCCTGGACCGGATCAGGGAGCGCGCGTCGTCCTTCAAGATCCTGGGGTCCTATCCCAGGGCGTCCGATCCGGCCCAGTAG
- a CDS encoding amidase — protein MNRPSLQEIAAQVRRGEGRARREAEAAIRRQAASDLDAYVAFDPAAIRERAATVDQVASRGEDPGPLAGVMVSVKDLYALDGYPLSAGTKRPLPAWSEGFLVRSLRRRGAVFTGKTHTVEFAFGAVGLNPNTGTPVNPWDPDEHRAPGGSSAGAGVSLWEGSARIALGSDTGGSIRIPASATGVVGMRPTTGRWPTTGVVPLSTTLDTVGLLTHTVGDLRHAFLSLDPPAGSDREPAGSLSEGVSGLRIGVPASRLWTGAEPDIAAVVRGALAELEAAGATLLDIDVPELDEAGERYFDGRIVQPEFLGFLERELPEWIPLLHSIIGKRLGAAGDVRAVDYLAALDARRHLSARAHARLIAERVDLLATPTLPIAPPPLAALSRLGAYRDANRLMLSGTCPASMLDMCAISLPAGLDGEGMPVGLQLMGPSGGDLRLLAQAAAAEAVLGTNLTRLGTPPRVPS, from the coding sequence GTGAACCGGCCGTCGCTTCAAGAGATCGCGGCGCAGGTGCGGCGCGGCGAAGGGCGCGCGCGCCGCGAGGCGGAGGCGGCGATCCGGCGCCAGGCGGCAAGCGATCTGGACGCGTACGTCGCCTTCGATCCCGCGGCGATCCGGGAGCGGGCCGCCACCGTCGACCAGGTAGCCTCGAGAGGTGAAGATCCCGGTCCCCTCGCCGGTGTCATGGTGTCCGTAAAGGATCTTTATGCACTCGACGGATATCCGCTGTCCGCCGGCACGAAGCGGCCGCTTCCGGCGTGGTCCGAGGGCTTCCTGGTCCGATCCCTCCGGCGCCGAGGGGCCGTGTTCACCGGCAAGACCCACACGGTGGAGTTCGCCTTCGGCGCCGTGGGTCTCAACCCCAACACGGGGACGCCCGTCAATCCGTGGGATCCCGATGAACACCGGGCCCCGGGGGGGTCGTCCGCTGGCGCCGGGGTGAGCCTCTGGGAGGGTTCGGCGCGCATCGCCCTCGGCTCCGACACGGGCGGCTCCATCCGCATCCCCGCCTCGGCGACCGGCGTGGTCGGCATGCGGCCGACGACCGGCCGCTGGCCGACCACCGGCGTCGTCCCCCTCAGCACGACGCTCGACACGGTCGGGTTGCTCACCCACACCGTGGGGGACCTTCGGCATGCCTTCCTCTCCCTCGACCCTCCGGCGGGATCCGACCGCGAGCCCGCGGGATCCCTGTCCGAGGGGGTATCCGGACTGCGGATCGGGGTCCCGGCATCCCGCCTGTGGACTGGCGCGGAGCCCGATATCGCGGCCGTCGTTCGGGGCGCGCTCGCCGAGCTCGAGGCCGCCGGTGCGACGCTCCTCGACATCGACGTGCCCGAACTCGACGAAGCAGGGGAGCGCTACTTCGACGGCCGGATCGTGCAGCCGGAGTTCCTGGGGTTTCTGGAACGTGAACTGCCGGAGTGGATTCCGCTGCTGCACTCGATCATCGGCAAGCGGCTGGGGGCGGCGGGCGACGTGCGGGCGGTCGACTACCTGGCCGCCCTTGACGCGCGCCGCCACCTGTCCGCGCGGGCCCACGCCCGACTGATCGCGGAGCGCGTGGACCTCCTGGCGACGCCCACCCTGCCGATCGCGCCGCCGCCGCTTGCTGCCCTGTCGCGCCTCGGCGCGTACCGCGACGCGAACCGGCTCATGCTTTCCGGCACGTGCCCGGCCAGCATGCTCGACATGTGCGCGATCTCGCTCCCGGCCGGGCTGGACGGAGAGGGCATGCCCGTCGGTCTGCAGCTGATGGGACCCTCCGGCGGGGACCTGAGGCTCCTCGCGCAGGCGGCCGCCGCGGAGGCGGTCCTCGGGACGAACCTGACGCGACTGGGAACGCCGCCGCGGGTCCCCTCATAG
- a CDS encoding tetratricopeptide repeat protein, whose translation MVGLAKDLFERRVPHVLAIYAGASWGFVEVVNFLVDEFLLSPHWTRVALLLVLLLFPSVLLLAWFHGRQGRDEVPLLEKIGIPANLVVALVVLVLVFGGRDLGAATTSVTVETEDGETLERVIPKAEFRKRTAIFPFDIGPGLGEDETWLAYMAPMAMQVDLSADEFFEPIPAALFTTRLWERGFPSLLDVPLALKREVSEEVYAAFIASGGIERGEGGYRITLTLHETASGSQISATVHEGPDILGLVDEMSVALAEGLGIPDRDGVEDLPARERLTATDAAWEAYGRGTAAVLVEPPDLGAALREVRAAAELDPTFTLAQHQLAVMLLASNRPAEAVPAIQAAVDHLYRLPERFHFLVKSDYYFLTQQPEKAWAVVEMWVELHPEDPNALRNYSFVQLLRGDLEGLIRTLERLYRVSPAEHSLLRQIADAQLELGRQDEARETLARYVERFPEDHTGYVALAGLERRSGAHDTAREYLERAIIIEPVRPELASRLASLDLVVGRFDEALAGHDRALDLARGALQRAEALEGMVAYYRFRGQMEDAIRTADARFDALAAVMTPALMAEDRLELIDLYVDAGRQDDAEALFEELEATLQPPIADFSVPHFRIHVALGAEDVSRARAAYDAALDAMETLDVGLQRAMLTGDLGRIDELAGDYESAVLNYRESMALDGDRNMHRQAGSALRKAGRLEEAEAELREALRLRPADPHAHLEMARVLEARGDMSGAVEHLRSALAAWEPADEAFEPARDARAKLQALDGAG comes from the coding sequence ATGGTGGGGCTGGCGAAGGACCTCTTCGAACGTCGCGTTCCCCATGTTCTCGCCATCTACGCCGGCGCCTCGTGGGGATTCGTGGAGGTCGTCAACTTCCTGGTCGACGAATTCCTCCTCTCACCGCATTGGACGCGCGTGGCGCTGCTCCTGGTGCTGCTCCTCTTCCCGAGCGTGCTCCTGCTCGCCTGGTTCCACGGCCGGCAGGGGCGGGACGAGGTTCCGCTGCTCGAGAAGATCGGGATTCCCGCCAATCTGGTCGTCGCGCTCGTCGTCCTCGTGCTCGTCTTCGGGGGACGGGACCTCGGGGCGGCGACCACGTCCGTGACCGTCGAAACGGAGGACGGAGAGACCCTCGAGCGCGTCATACCGAAGGCCGAGTTTCGGAAGCGGACGGCGATCTTCCCTTTCGACATCGGTCCTGGTCTGGGCGAGGACGAGACGTGGCTCGCCTACATGGCGCCGATGGCCATGCAGGTGGACCTGAGCGCGGACGAGTTCTTCGAACCGATTCCTGCCGCCCTGTTCACCACGCGCCTGTGGGAACGCGGCTTCCCCAGCCTGCTCGACGTACCGCTGGCGCTCAAACGCGAGGTCTCGGAGGAGGTTTACGCGGCCTTCATCGCCAGCGGCGGGATCGAGCGCGGAGAGGGAGGCTACCGCATCACGCTGACCCTGCACGAGACGGCGAGCGGCTCGCAGATCAGCGCGACGGTGCACGAAGGGCCGGATATCCTGGGGCTCGTCGACGAGATGTCCGTCGCGCTCGCCGAGGGTCTCGGTATTCCGGATCGAGACGGCGTCGAAGACCTCCCCGCGCGTGAGCGGTTGACCGCGACCGACGCCGCATGGGAAGCCTACGGGCGTGGCACGGCGGCAGTACTCGTTGAGCCGCCGGACCTGGGGGCCGCGCTCAGGGAAGTGCGCGCCGCGGCCGAACTCGATCCGACGTTCACGCTGGCTCAGCACCAGCTCGCCGTCATGCTGCTGGCCAGCAACCGTCCCGCGGAGGCCGTTCCCGCGATCCAGGCGGCGGTCGACCACCTGTACCGGCTGCCGGAGCGCTTCCACTTCCTCGTGAAATCGGACTACTACTTCCTCACGCAGCAGCCGGAGAAGGCGTGGGCTGTCGTCGAGATGTGGGTCGAACTCCATCCGGAGGATCCAAACGCGCTCCGCAACTACAGCTTCGTTCAACTGCTGCGCGGGGACCTCGAGGGGCTGATCCGGACGCTGGAAAGGCTGTACCGCGTGAGCCCCGCCGAGCACTCGCTTCTCAGACAGATCGCCGACGCTCAACTCGAACTCGGGAGGCAGGACGAGGCGCGGGAGACGCTCGCGCGATACGTGGAACGGTTCCCGGAGGATCACACTGGCTACGTGGCCCTGGCCGGGCTCGAGCGGCGTAGCGGGGCGCACGATACCGCACGGGAATACCTGGAGCGGGCGATCATCATCGAACCGGTCCGACCGGAACTGGCGAGTCGACTCGCGTCGCTCGATCTCGTTGTGGGGCGGTTTGATGAGGCCTTGGCGGGACACGACCGGGCGCTCGACCTGGCGCGCGGCGCGCTGCAGCGGGCCGAGGCGCTGGAGGGGATGGTCGCGTACTACCGCTTCCGCGGGCAGATGGAAGACGCGATCCGGACGGCGGACGCCCGGTTCGACGCGCTCGCTGCCGTGATGACGCCCGCGCTGATGGCGGAGGATCGGCTTGAACTCATCGACCTCTACGTCGACGCCGGGCGGCAGGACGACGCCGAGGCCCTGTTCGAGGAACTGGAGGCCACGCTTCAGCCGCCCATCGCCGACTTCTCGGTCCCCCACTTCAGGATTCACGTCGCGCTCGGCGCGGAAGACGTGAGCCGGGCCCGGGCCGCCTACGACGCCGCTCTCGACGCGATGGAGACCCTCGACGTCGGGTTGCAGCGCGCCATGCTGACCGGCGATCTGGGCCGGATCGACGAACTCGCCGGCGACTACGAGTCGGCCGTCCTCAACTACCGGGAGTCGATGGCCCTGGATGGCGACCGGAACATGCACCGCCAGGCCGGATCCGCGCTCCGAAAGGCGGGCCGGCTGGAGGAAGCCGAAGCGGAACTGAGGGAGGCGCTCCGCCTGCGACCCGCGGACCCGCACGCCCACCTCGAGATGGCGCGGGTACTCGAAGCACGCGGGGACATGTCCGGCGCCGTGGAACACCTGCGCAGCGCCCTCGCGGCCTGGGAACCCGCCGACGAAGCGTTCGAACCCGCCCGCGACGCGCGCGCCAAGCTGCAGGCGCTCGACGGGGCCGGCTGA
- a CDS encoding bifunctional homocysteine S-methyltransferase/methylenetetrahydrofolate reductase → MSDRLREWIEGDGVHLIDGAMGTVLYESGVFVNQCYDELNLTEPDRVLGVHADYVRAGAQLIETNTFGANPVKLEPFGLEPSAHEINVAAARLARQTAGGRAEVLGAIGPLGIRIEPWGPTSVDEAADLFGRQVAGLAEGGVDGFMLETFSDLDELLQAVRAVRKVAGAAPVFAQMTFGDAGHTEYGATIEAAAAALELAGADVIGLNCSVGPSSMLFGVERMVAATSRPVSALPNAGLPRDIGDRKIYLASPEYMARYSRRMAAAGARFVGGCCGTSPEHTRLTATLLGTDGPGPARVSVSAPSEAAGRSATEPPPLAGRSALGRRLALGEFVGAVELTPPHGWDPSDLVAGAGRPRDAGVHAVHIVDGPAHRSRIASLPAAIVIERELGMETVPHYSCRDRNMLGMLSDLLGAAAAGVRNVFLITGDPPRGGPYDTGGVYDIDSIGLTNIVRQLNLGLDPGGSSIGAPTSFVKGVAANPGAVDPEEEIRRFAWKAEAGADFAVTQPIFDPEKFLAFAREIEGFGVPLLVGLWPPLSLENAEFLAHEVPGVDVPLDLLERMAGAQARGAEAAAREGVAAARAVLQAVRPHAAGALISTPGNDVDRAAAVLRDA, encoded by the coding sequence ATGAGCGACCGGCTGCGGGAGTGGATCGAGGGAGACGGGGTCCATCTGATCGATGGCGCCATGGGGACGGTGCTCTACGAGAGCGGCGTGTTCGTGAACCAGTGCTACGACGAACTGAACCTCACGGAGCCCGACCGGGTGCTGGGCGTCCACGCCGACTACGTGCGGGCCGGGGCGCAACTCATCGAGACCAACACCTTCGGCGCGAACCCCGTCAAGCTCGAGCCGTTCGGCCTCGAACCGTCCGCGCACGAGATCAACGTGGCGGCGGCGCGCCTGGCCCGGCAGACGGCCGGCGGGCGCGCCGAGGTCCTCGGGGCCATCGGTCCGCTTGGCATCCGCATCGAACCGTGGGGCCCCACGTCGGTGGATGAGGCGGCCGACCTCTTCGGGAGACAGGTCGCCGGGCTCGCGGAGGGCGGCGTCGACGGTTTCATGCTCGAGACGTTCTCCGACCTCGACGAACTCCTGCAGGCGGTGCGGGCGGTGCGGAAGGTCGCGGGGGCGGCGCCGGTCTTCGCGCAGATGACGTTCGGAGACGCGGGCCACACGGAGTACGGTGCCACGATCGAAGCCGCGGCAGCCGCGCTGGAGCTGGCCGGCGCGGACGTCATCGGCCTCAACTGTTCGGTCGGTCCCTCCTCCATGCTGTTCGGGGTAGAGCGCATGGTGGCGGCCACGTCGCGGCCGGTGTCGGCGTTGCCCAACGCGGGGCTGCCCCGCGACATCGGCGACCGGAAGATCTATCTCGCGAGTCCCGAGTACATGGCCCGTTATTCCCGACGCATGGCGGCGGCGGGCGCGCGCTTCGTCGGAGGCTGCTGCGGCACGTCGCCCGAACACACGCGCCTCACCGCGACGCTGCTCGGGACCGACGGCCCAGGGCCGGCTCGCGTGTCGGTCTCCGCTCCGAGCGAGGCCGCCGGCCGGTCGGCGACCGAGCCGCCGCCGCTCGCTGGCCGCTCCGCACTCGGACGCCGTCTCGCGCTCGGCGAGTTCGTCGGGGCGGTTGAGTTGACGCCGCCCCACGGGTGGGATCCGAGTGATCTGGTGGCGGGAGCCGGCCGGCCCCGCGACGCCGGCGTGCACGCCGTCCACATCGTTGACGGCCCGGCGCACCGGAGCCGCATCGCCTCGCTCCCCGCCGCCATCGTCATCGAGCGCGAACTCGGCATGGAGACCGTCCCGCACTACAGCTGCCGCGACCGCAACATGCTCGGCATGCTGAGCGACCTCCTCGGCGCCGCCGCGGCCGGCGTCCGCAATGTCTTCCTCATCACGGGCGACCCACCGCGCGGCGGCCCCTACGACACGGGTGGCGTATACGATATCGACAGCATAGGACTCACGAACATCGTCCGGCAGTTGAACCTCGGGCTCGATCCGGGGGGGAGTTCGATCGGCGCCCCGACCTCGTTCGTGAAGGGGGTCGCCGCGAATCCGGGCGCCGTCGACCCGGAGGAGGAGATCCGGCGTTTCGCCTGGAAGGCCGAGGCGGGCGCGGATTTTGCCGTCACGCAGCCCATCTTCGATCCGGAGAAGTTCCTCGCCTTCGCGCGCGAGATCGAAGGCTTCGGTGTGCCGCTCCTCGTGGGTCTCTGGCCTCCGCTATCGCTGGAGAACGCCGAGTTCCTGGCGCACGAGGTGCCCGGAGTCGACGTACCGCTCGACTTGCTGGAACGCATGGCGGGCGCGCAGGCGCGAGGCGCCGAGGCGGCCGCGCGCGAAGGCGTCGCCGCCGCGCGCGCGGTGCTGCAAGCGGTGCGGCCTCATGCCGCGGGCGCCCTCATCAGCACCCCCGGAAACGACGTCGACCGCGCCGCCGCCGTGTTGCGCGACGCCTGA